Proteins from a genomic interval of Zingiber officinale cultivar Zhangliang chromosome 2A, Zo_v1.1, whole genome shotgun sequence:
- the LOC122040023 gene encoding sulfite oxidase-like, whose protein sequence is MSDIRKLPKYNVVATLQCAGNRRTEMSKTRTVKGIGWDVAAIGNAIWGGAKLADVLELVGISKNTPSSPLGGKHIEFISVDKCKEENGGPYKASIPLRQATNPEADVLLAYEMNGETLNRDHGYPLRVIVPGVIGAHSVKWLDKINIIEEECQGFFMQKDYKMFPPSVNWDNINWFTRKAQMDFPVQSAICSLEDVDVVKPGKVTVAGYAVTGGGRGIERVDISVDWGKTWFEAQSYQRGNIPHQSDDLNTDKWAWVLFKAVVDVPENTVIIAKAVDTASNVQPENVEVVWNLRGILNTSWHKVQVR, encoded by the exons ATGTCAGATATCAG GAAGCTTCCTAAGTATAATGTTGTTGCAACTTTACAG TGTGCAGGTAATAGAAGGACAGAAATGAGCAAAACTCGTACAGTTAAAGGTATTGGTTGGGATGTTGCTGCCATAGGGAATG CAATTTGGGGAGGAGCAAAGTTAGCAGATGTTCTTGAGCTTGTTGGAATATCCAAAAATACTCCATCCTCCCCACTAGGTGGGAAGCACATCGAATTCATCAGCGTTGATAAGTGCAAG GAGGAAAATGGTGGGCCCTACAAGGCATCAATACCCTTAAGGCAGGCCACAAATCCTGAAGCTGATGTTTTACTTGCATATGAAATGAATGGAGAG ACCCTTAATCGTGATCATGGATATCCATTGCGGGTGATTGTTCCTGGTGTGATTGGTGCACATTCTGTAAAATGGTTGGACAAAATCAACATAATTGAAGAAGAATGCCAG GGATTTTTTATGCAAAAGGATTACAAGATGTTTCCACCTTCAGTTAATTGGGACAATATTAATTGGTTTACTAGGAAGGCACAAATGGACTTTCCAGTGCAG AGTGCAATATGCTCTTTAGAGGATGTGGATGTTGTTAAACCAGGAAAA GTTACGGTCGCTGGATATGCTGTAACTGGTGGTGGTCGGGGAATCGAGAGAGTAGATATATCTGTTGATTGGGGTAAGACATGGTTTGAAGCTCAAAGTTATCAGAGAGGCAATATACCACACCAATCTGATGATTTGAACACTGATAAGTGGGCATGGGTTCTATTTAAGGCTGTTGTTGATGTTCCAGAAAATACTGTGATTATTGCTAAGGCG GTCGACACTGCTTCAAATGTACAACCAGAAAATGTAGAGGTCGTGTGGAATCTAAGAGGTATTTTGAACACCTCATGGCACAAGGTCCAAGTGCGGTGA